The Chitinophagales bacterium genome has a segment encoding these proteins:
- a CDS encoding AarF/ABC1/UbiB kinase family protein, which translates to MENNTDENLFEIETTRVYEEYIERKPKSIIIRFIVTSRHLTGLLLGGGFAYLRHRKEQGKGFSILNDIFLRLFLWLNWPFLKKKLIKEPFGVQLRRRLEMLGATYIKLGQIMSLREDILPKNITDELKHLLDELPALKYERVAEIVEENIKQPIHRVFAEIQPIPIGSASIAQAHVATLRTGEEVVIKMLKPGTRELIQTDSKIINFMGGFLELFIPQLQPKNMFQEFTDYTNKEVNFLLEADNAEIFAANFIKYPDVVFPKIYREYTTTDIITMEFIKGMKPDEKAYLKYNEEEREKIVDIGAYAIIQMLYHDGFFHADLHPGNLLIVDGEDGPKCGFIDLGMVGRFEESTRKTMLYYFNSLVLGDPAGAARYLTLLAKTTKDSDVDGFRREFVAIGNRWLKSPNFKDFSLAMLIMESVVLGAKYRLYYPLELVLMVKAIITYEGVGNVILPGFDIQKVSKKHIRKMVLSEVNPKDLLLQQLQNAPEILDIITRTPQVIAEAFKKFEEGLVEKKPKRGSDAIKQMIFGGCCIIGGSILAAAGLPWFGFAPLFIIGSIIALKS; encoded by the coding sequence ATGGAAAATAACACTGACGAAAACTTATTTGAGATAGAAACAACCCGAGTTTATGAAGAGTACATCGAACGAAAACCAAAATCTATTATTATTCGGTTTATTGTTACTTCTAGACACTTAACAGGTTTGCTTTTAGGTGGTGGATTTGCTTACTTAAGACATAGAAAAGAACAAGGAAAAGGATTTAGTATACTCAATGATATTTTTCTACGATTATTTTTATGGTTGAATTGGCCTTTTCTAAAAAAGAAACTCATTAAAGAACCTTTTGGCGTTCAGCTTAGACGAAGGTTAGAAATGCTTGGTGCTACTTATATTAAACTCGGACAAATTATGAGTTTAAGAGAAGATATATTACCTAAAAATATCACTGACGAATTAAAACACTTACTAGATGAATTGCCTGCTTTAAAATATGAACGCGTAGCAGAAATTGTAGAAGAAAACATCAAGCAACCAATACATAGAGTATTTGCAGAAATTCAACCAATACCAATTGGCTCTGCATCTATTGCACAAGCTCATGTAGCAACGCTTAGAACTGGCGAAGAAGTAGTCATTAAAATGCTAAAACCAGGCACTAGAGAATTGATACAAACCGATAGTAAAATTATTAATTTTATGGGCGGTTTTCTAGAACTCTTCATTCCACAATTACAACCTAAAAATATGTTTCAAGAGTTTACCGACTATACCAATAAAGAAGTAAACTTTTTATTAGAAGCAGATAATGCAGAAATCTTTGCAGCTAACTTTATAAAATATCCAGATGTAGTTTTTCCTAAAATATATAGAGAATATACTACAACAGATATTATTACGATGGAATTCATTAAAGGAATGAAACCAGATGAGAAAGCGTATTTAAAATACAATGAAGAAGAAAGAGAAAAGATTGTAGATATTGGTGCTTATGCCATTATTCAAATGTTATATCACGATGGTTTTTTTCATGCCGACTTACATCCAGGAAATTTATTAATTGTAGATGGAGAAGACGGTCCTAAATGTGGTTTTATAGATTTAGGTATGGTTGGACGATTTGAAGAATCTACTAGAAAAACTATGTTGTACTATTTTAATAGTTTGGTATTAGGAGATCCAGCTGGTGCAGCAAGATATTTAACACTACTAGCTAAAACTACTAAAGATAGTGATGTAGATGGCTTTAGAAGAGAATTTGTAGCCATAGGAAACCGTTGGTTAAAATCGCCTAACTTTAAAGATTTTTCTCTAGCCATGTTAATCATGGAATCTGTTGTTTTAGGTGCAAAATATCGTTTATACTATCCATTAGAACTAGTATTAATGGTAAAAGCAATTATTACTTACGAAGGCGTTGGCAATGTAATTTTACCAGGATTTGACATACAGAAAGTATCTAAAAAACATATACGGAAAATGGTATTGAGCGAAGTCAATCCAAAAGACTTATTACTACAACAACTACAAAATGCACCAGAAATTTTAGATATTATTACCAGAACACCACAAGTAATTGCCGAAGCATTTAAGAAGTTTGAAGAAGGATTAGTAGAAAAGAAACCAAAGCGAGGTTCTGATGCTATTAAACAAATGATTTTTGGTGGCTGTTGTATTATTGGTGGTAGCATTTTAGCAGCTGCAGGTTTACCATGGTTTGGTTTTGCACCATTATTTATTATAGGAAGCATCATTGCTCTAAAGTCGTAA
- a CDS encoding gliding motility-associated C-terminal domain-containing protein, whose translation MKNYLFYLLLLIICTIAPNTAKASHIVGGVMNYKYLGNNNYEITLYVYRDCYRANSGAYFDDPAYIQIFNGNGTYYGQSYDYLNYEAVDTLPVFIDDPCLVEIPDECVDWYKYTYNINLPFNPNGYIIAYNRCCRNSSILNITNYQPDPTQYISWGATYTIRIPANPTGNIQNSSPVFNNYPPVAICANRPLVYDHSAYDADGDSLVYELCTPYHGASVNDPTNANVTEYPPFDTVRWKSPYNLSNLMGGSDPIKIDAHTGIITGTPVTQGQFVIGVCVKEYRNGVLLTRTIRDFQFNVGNCTPLVNSSFFSPNILCNGFTVNFTNQSSGQITTRKWYFGDGDSSTALNPSHTYADTGVYNVTLVLNEGTDCGSSYTRQVSIQYQTIEADFNIQNSACLQTGDTIRFIDLSSDELNVVKWNWNFSTGTTDTVQNPFIIYNGSYTSISATLTVTSQNGCTSTINKLFQLKTKPAVTLQDSTAICLGASTTFQVSVTPNDNYTYQWTPTSTLTNANTNAPTATPRSNSWYYVTVGYQDAAYANCKVNDSILVKIQELHLNLLNDSLKICTDTTTLSVSGNFYIVEWSDDRNFNNILGNDFSLHINQTEAIKKYFVFVKNNNECESIDSIVVVSNKIFPTIVLADSLFFCGTSVSLNATVSNYDNLIWSTNPSYSPIIATTEDFSATQTNINQTYYIKAYKNGCSKEDNIPIRVQPLVPEVLLGDTLFVCADSVRVQNQIFNYDEIKWSYDREFTTIFSTSANFVLYQNETEKMYYLYVRKGECELYDSLRVLTSTIVPSIQVTQSPIHFCTDAVNGSATIQDYTSVAWYTDTSFNNSISNNSSFNYNQTEREKTYYIKAKYRFCEAIDSITLHNNKVLVSKRDTAVCIGNELTTTITVDANSNYLIQWSSNDVDTIINNSNNSITFTPNASQWLSYTVINAYNCRNNDSLYITVNSLPIVLATIDKDTIYEGETVQLEATQDNYSYQWLPIDIVSNNSIYNPTAMPNENTSFLVTVEDANGCINNDSVAVYVRAYNCSNDYIYIPNAFTPNGDGNNDEFYVRSETLTEYHLMIFNRWGDLIFESHDQNDKWDGTYKGKLVQDEAYAYYFEGKCLLGETIKLKGNITILK comes from the coding sequence ATGAAAAACTATCTATTTTATCTTTTACTTTTAATAATATGTACTATTGCACCTAATACAGCTAAAGCATCGCATATTGTTGGTGGTGTAATGAATTATAAGTATTTAGGCAATAACAATTACGAAATAACGCTCTATGTATATAGAGATTGCTATAGAGCCAATTCTGGTGCATATTTTGACGATCCTGCTTATATACAAATATTTAATGGCAATGGCACTTACTATGGTCAATCTTATGATTATTTAAATTATGAGGCAGTTGACACTTTACCTGTTTTTATAGACGATCCTTGTTTGGTAGAGATTCCTGATGAATGTGTAGATTGGTATAAATATACTTATAATATTAATTTACCATTCAACCCAAATGGTTATATTATTGCCTATAACAGATGCTGTAGAAACAGTAGCATATTAAATATTACTAATTATCAACCAGATCCTACACAATATATTTCTTGGGGAGCAACCTATACTATAAGAATTCCTGCAAATCCAACAGGCAATATACAAAATTCAAGTCCTGTTTTTAATAACTATCCACCAGTAGCTATTTGTGCTAACCGACCTTTAGTTTACGACCATTCTGCTTACGATGCAGATGGCGATTCTTTAGTGTATGAATTGTGTACACCTTATCATGGTGCTAGTGTAAATGATCCTACAAATGCCAATGTAACAGAATATCCGCCATTTGATACAGTAAGATGGAAATCGCCATATAATTTAAGTAATTTAATGGGTGGCAGTGATCCTATAAAAATTGATGCTCATACTGGAATCATTACAGGTACTCCAGTAACTCAAGGTCAGTTTGTTATTGGTGTTTGTGTTAAAGAATATAGAAATGGTGTTTTACTTACTCGTACCATTAGAGATTTTCAGTTTAATGTAGGCAATTGTACGCCTTTGGTAAATAGTAGCTTCTTCTCTCCTAATATATTGTGTAATGGTTTTACTGTCAATTTCACAAATCAGAGTAGTGGACAAATTACTACTAGAAAATGGTATTTTGGTGATGGTGATTCTTCTACAGCTTTAAATCCATCACATACTTATGCAGATACTGGTGTGTATAATGTAACTTTAGTTTTAAATGAAGGAACAGATTGTGGTAGTAGTTATACGAGACAAGTTTCTATTCAATATCAAACAATAGAGGCAGATTTTAATATTCAAAATAGTGCATGTTTACAAACTGGCGATACCATTCGTTTTATTGATTTAAGCTCTGACGAACTCAATGTTGTAAAATGGAATTGGAACTTTTCTACTGGAACTACCGATACTGTTCAAAATCCTTTTATTATTTATAATGGAAGCTATACCAGCATTAGTGCTACACTTACAGTTACTTCGCAAAATGGATGTACTTCTACTATAAATAAGTTATTTCAGTTAAAAACAAAACCTGCAGTTACGCTACAAGATTCTACAGCAATATGCCTTGGTGCTTCAACAACATTTCAAGTAAGCGTTACGCCTAATGATAATTATACTTACCAATGGACGCCAACTTCAACTTTAACAAATGCAAACACCAATGCTCCAACTGCTACACCTAGAAGCAACTCATGGTATTATGTTACTGTAGGATATCAAGATGCTGCTTATGCTAATTGTAAAGTAAACGATAGTATTCTTGTTAAAATTCAAGAACTTCACTTAAATCTTCTAAATGATTCTTTAAAAATTTGTACAGATACGACTACACTTTCTGTTAGTGGTAACTTTTATATTGTTGAATGGAGTGATGATAGAAACTTTAATAATATTTTAGGAAATGATTTTTCTTTGCACATTAATCAGACAGAAGCCATTAAAAAATACTTCGTATTTGTGAAAAATAATAACGAGTGCGAAAGTATAGATAGTATAGTTGTAGTAAGCAATAAAATATTTCCTACAATAGTTTTAGCAGATAGTTTATTTTTCTGCGGAACTTCAGTAAGCCTAAATGCAACAGTAAGCAATTATGATAATTTAATTTGGTCAACTAATCCAAGCTATAGTCCAATTATAGCTACAACTGAAGATTTTTCGGCCACGCAAACAAATATCAATCAAACATACTATATTAAAGCATATAAAAATGGTTGTAGCAAAGAAGACAATATTCCTATAAGAGTTCAACCACTTGTACCAGAAGTTTTATTAGGCGATACTTTATTTGTCTGTGCTGATTCTGTTAGAGTACAAAATCAAATATTCAATTACGATGAAATTAAATGGAGTTACGATAGAGAATTTACTACTATCTTTTCCACTAGTGCCAATTTTGTTTTATATCAAAACGAAACAGAAAAAATGTACTATCTATATGTAAGAAAAGGAGAATGTGAGCTATACGATTCACTTAGAGTATTAACTTCTACTATTGTACCAAGTATTCAAGTAACACAAAGTCCTATACACTTTTGTACCGATGCAGTAAATGGAAGTGCAACTATACAAGATTATACTAGTGTTGCTTGGTACACAGATACAAGTTTTAATAATTCAATTTCAAATAATAGCAGTTTTAATTACAATCAAACAGAAAGAGAAAAAACATATTATATAAAAGCAAAATATCGTTTTTGTGAAGCTATCGACTCTATTACTTTGCACAACAATAAGGTGCTAGTTAGCAAAAGAGATACTGCTGTTTGCATTGGAAATGAATTAACTACTACCATAACAGTTGATGCCAATAGCAATTATTTAATTCAATGGTCATCTAACGATGTTGATACCATTATTAACAATAGCAATAACAGTATTACATTTACGCCAAATGCCTCTCAATGGTTAAGCTATACCGTTATCAACGCCTACAATTGTAGAAATAATGATAGTTTATATATTACAGTAAATAGTTTACCAATAGTATTAGCTACAATAGACAAAGACACTATTTATGAAGGCGAAACAGTGCAACTAGAAGCCACTCAAGATAATTATTCGTATCAGTGGTTGCCAATAGATATTGTATCAAATAATAGTATTTATAATCCAACAGCAATGCCAAATGAAAATACTTCTTTCTTAGTTACTGTAGAAGATGCAAATGGTTGTATTAATAACGATAGTGTAGCAGTATATGTCAGAGCTTACAATTGTTCTAACGATTATATTTATATTCCTAATGCATTTACACCAAATGGCGATGGCAATAACGATGAATTTTATGTGCGTTCTGAAACTTTAACCGAATATCATTTAATGATTTTTAATCGTTGGGGCGATTTAATTTTCGAATCTCACGATCAAAATGATAAATGGGACGGAACTTATAAAGGAAAACTGGTTCAAGATGAAGCTTACGCCTATTATTTTGAAGGAAAATGCTTACTTGGAGAAACCATAAAATTAAAAGGTAATATTACCATATTAAAGTAA
- a CDS encoding peptide chain release factor 3 yields the protein MSIEQAIEKRKTFAIISHPDAGKTTLTEKFLLYGGAIQTAGAVKSNKIKKSATSDFMEIEKQRGISVATSVMSFVYEGTHINLLDTPGHKDFAEDTYRTLTAVDSVILVVDCVKGVEMQTEKLMEVCRMRNTPVIVFVNKMDRDGKDPFDLLDELEQKLEISVRPLSWPINKGSFFKGVYNIFDNKLNLFKASGTVVEEEYIAIDDLNDAELYNFVDRRDADKLKEDIELIDGVYDVFDVQQYLEGQIAPVFFGSAVNNFGVRELLESFIKIAPYPRPRNTTTRVVMPNEPKFTGFVFKIHANIDPNHRSRIAFLRVCSGKFERNEFYQHTRLNKKLRFSNPVTFMASDKNIVEDAFAGDVIGLNDTGNFKIGDTLTEGENLQFKGIPSFSPEIFKELVNTDPMKTKQLEKGVQQLMEEGVAQLFTTEMTNAKIIGTVGELQFEVIQYRLLHEYGASCTFKPINFYKACWISSDDKQALADFVRTKQNYMAKDKDGKAVFLASSDWILKLTQQDYPKIQFHFTSEMKKDEVIA from the coding sequence ATGTCAATAGAACAAGCAATAGAAAAAAGAAAGACATTTGCTATTATCAGTCACCCAGATGCAGGAAAAACTACATTGACCGAAAAGTTTTTATTATATGGTGGTGCTATTCAGACTGCTGGAGCTGTTAAATCAAACAAAATAAAAAAATCAGCTACTTCAGATTTTATGGAAATTGAAAAGCAAAGAGGTATTTCTGTGGCTACTTCTGTAATGTCTTTTGTTTATGAAGGCACACACATTAATTTGTTAGATACACCAGGTCACAAAGATTTTGCCGAAGATACTTACAGAACACTAACAGCTGTTGATAGTGTAATTTTAGTAGTAGATTGCGTGAAAGGTGTTGAGATGCAAACCGAAAAACTAATGGAAGTTTGCAGAATGCGAAATACGCCTGTGATTGTGTTTGTTAATAAAATGGATAGAGACGGAAAAGATCCTTTTGACTTACTAGACGAATTAGAACAAAAATTAGAAATTAGCGTACGACCATTGTCTTGGCCAATTAACAAAGGTAGTTTCTTTAAAGGTGTTTATAATATATTTGATAATAAATTGAATTTATTTAAAGCATCAGGAACAGTTGTAGAAGAAGAATATATTGCAATTGATGATTTAAATGATGCTGAACTCTACAATTTTGTAGATAGAAGAGATGCAGACAAACTAAAAGAAGACATCGAATTAATTGATGGTGTGTATGATGTATTTGATGTGCAACAATATTTAGAAGGACAAATAGCGCCAGTGTTTTTTGGTTCTGCTGTAAATAATTTTGGTGTACGAGAGTTACTAGAATCTTTCATAAAAATAGCACCATATCCACGACCAAGAAATACCACTACTAGAGTAGTAATGCCAAACGAACCTAAATTTACTGGATTTGTATTTAAAATTCATGCTAATATCGATCCAAACCATAGAAGTAGAATTGCGTTTTTAAGAGTGTGTTCTGGTAAATTTGAACGCAATGAGTTCTATCAACATACACGATTAAATAAAAAACTACGATTTAGCAATCCAGTTACCTTTATGGCTTCTGATAAAAATATTGTAGAAGATGCTTTTGCTGGTGATGTTATTGGATTAAACGATACTGGAAATTTTAAAATTGGTGACACACTTACCGAAGGTGAAAATTTACAATTTAAAGGCATTCCGAGTTTCTCTCCAGAAATTTTTAAAGAATTGGTCAATACAGATCCAATGAAAACTAAGCAATTGGAAAAAGGTGTGCAACAACTTATGGAAGAAGGTGTGGCACAGTTGTTTACTACAGAAATGACCAATGCAAAAATTATAGGAACAGTAGGAGAGTTGCAGTTTGAAGTGATTCAATACAGATTGCTACACGAATATGGAGCAAGCTGTACATTTAAGCCAATTAATTTTTATAAAGCATGTTGGATTTCATCAGATGATAAACAAGCACTAGCAGATTTTGTAAGAACCAAGCAAAACTATATGGCAAAAGATAAAGACGGAAAAGCAGTATTCTTAGCTAGTAGCGATTGGATTTTAAAACTCACACAACAAGATTATCCAAAAATTCAGTTTCACTTTACTTCAGAAATGAAAAAAGACGAAGTTATTGCTTAG
- the nusB gene encoding transcription antitermination factor NusB — protein sequence MITRRSVRVKCMQQIYSYELLDEQNINQYREKLLKNTYIVYEQYLFILNYIKYIANYTEEAAKKKAAKYIKSEEDKNFSTKILSNILVQYLNNDKVFIEQSKKYNIDRYINDDLVFDMYNQFVASSAYKDYVNDASEFNLEQDKKIINYLYEDILLSSEQFIHAVEENFINWTDDALLVVDAIKEVIVKSNDHLKLHFGNKKVKEKLEEIANFGAELFTKTIEHKAAHLQLIEPKLKNWDTERLATLDVILLRMALSEFMYFPSIPIKVTINEYLDIAKEYSTPKSKNFINGVLDNLMREMKENQLIKKTGRGLL from the coding sequence ATGATAACTAGGAGAAGTGTAAGAGTAAAATGTATGCAGCAAATTTATAGCTATGAATTGCTAGACGAGCAAAACATTAATCAATACCGAGAAAAATTACTAAAAAACACTTATATCGTTTATGAACAATACTTGTTTATTTTAAATTATATTAAGTATATAGCCAATTATACTGAAGAAGCTGCTAAGAAAAAAGCAGCTAAATACATTAAATCAGAAGAAGATAAAAACTTTAGTACTAAAATATTGAGTAATATACTTGTTCAGTATTTAAATAACGATAAGGTTTTTATAGAACAATCTAAAAAATACAATATTGATAGATATATTAATGACGATTTAGTTTTTGATATGTATAATCAGTTTGTTGCTTCTAGTGCTTATAAAGATTATGTTAATGATGCTTCTGAATTTAATTTAGAGCAAGACAAAAAAATTATCAACTATTTATATGAAGATATTTTGTTGTCTAGTGAGCAATTTATACATGCAGTAGAAGAAAATTTTATTAATTGGACAGATGATGCTTTGTTAGTTGTTGATGCGATTAAAGAAGTTATTGTAAAAAGCAATGACCATTTAAAACTGCATTTTGGCAATAAAAAAGTAAAAGAAAAGTTAGAAGAAATTGCCAATTTTGGAGCTGAACTTTTTACCAAAACAATAGAACATAAAGCAGCGCATTTGCAACTAATAGAACCAAAATTAAAAAATTGGGACACCGAACGATTAGCTACTTTAGATGTTATTCTTTTAAGAATGGCACTGTCTGAGTTTATGTATTTTCCTAGTATACCAATAAAAGTAACTATCAACGAATACTTAGATATTGCTAAAGAATATTCTACACCCAAAAGCAAAAACTTTATTAATGGTGTGCTGGATAACCTAATGCGAGAAATGAAAGAAAATCAACTCATTAAAAAAACAGGCAGAGGTTTATTGTAG
- a CDS encoding PorP/SprF family type IX secretion system membrane protein, with product MKKILFVFSLFLSTVYIKAQDPHFSQIQYNPLYLNPTFAGQAKKDNRFVGLYRDQWRTLPVPYSTTFASYDRKLKEWESGWRIGGGISFLYDRAGDGLLSSFNPNLTLSLAKYFNSSKQAVTLGITSGITIKSLDYSKLSFDNQYVVGSGYNPNLPTGESFSNNNVSYPNFTVGLNFYTQIGEKSSLDIGGTASNLHEPNQNFLYFTESTLPARYGAYAKAILFVGQQKKWNLQPGVFYNRQNKFNNILANAIAEVSFKENDKGKAFGLGFGAGYRAQSNDAVIGYLTLLYDNLRIGASYDANISKLKPATNTFGAFELALNYEWGESKPKKKKCDTIRITQIEIVHDTIEITKVDTVEVEKESSVIIINDSTIIPCDKDIQKWNAQLSQILPVAAYFANDQPNPKSTAKTTYANYQALYIDYLQQRKTYEEQLGKLNATQLFEEVQQEYNKIGVLYNVIKEALKQGRTVRLDFLGFTSPLANSEYNLNLSKRRIQSVKNYLLTLEDGFLKQYVDNGHLHLQDLPFGETISEGTVSDKLSDPKQSIFSKEASLERKVEIKYVIIQ from the coding sequence ATGAAAAAAATCTTATTTGTATTTAGCTTGTTTCTATCAACAGTATATATCAAAGCTCAAGATCCACACTTTAGCCAAATTCAATACAATCCATTATATTTAAATCCAACTTTTGCTGGACAAGCAAAAAAAGACAATCGTTTTGTAGGTTTGTACAGAGACCAATGGAGAACACTACCAGTTCCCTACTCTACTACATTTGCTTCTTACGATAGAAAATTAAAAGAATGGGAAAGTGGCTGGAGAATTGGTGGTGGCATCAGTTTCTTATACGATAGAGCTGGCGATGGCTTATTGAGTTCTTTCAATCCAAATTTAACACTATCATTAGCTAAATATTTTAATAGTAGTAAACAAGCAGTTACACTAGGTATTACCTCTGGTATTACTATAAAATCACTAGATTATTCTAAACTATCATTCGATAATCAGTATGTCGTTGGTTCTGGTTACAATCCAAATTTACCAACTGGCGAATCTTTTTCTAACAATAATGTATCTTATCCAAACTTTACAGTTGGTTTAAACTTTTACACACAAATTGGAGAAAAATCAAGTTTAGATATTGGTGGTACTGCAAGCAATCTTCACGAACCCAATCAAAACTTTTTATACTTTACAGAAAGTACTTTACCAGCAAGATATGGTGCTTATGCTAAAGCCATTCTATTTGTAGGTCAACAAAAAAAATGGAATTTACAACCTGGTGTTTTTTATAACAGACAAAATAAATTTAATAATATACTAGCAAATGCTATTGCAGAAGTTAGCTTTAAAGAAAACGATAAAGGCAAAGCATTTGGTTTAGGTTTTGGTGCTGGTTATAGAGCTCAAAGCAATGATGCAGTAATTGGTTACTTAACTTTATTATATGATAATTTAAGAATTGGAGCAAGTTACGATGCTAATATTTCTAAATTAAAACCAGCTACAAATACATTTGGTGCTTTTGAATTGGCATTGAATTACGAATGGGGCGAATCTAAACCTAAAAAGAAAAAATGCGATACGATTAGAATTACTCAAATTGAAATTGTACATGATACTATTGAAATTACCAAAGTAGATACTGTAGAAGTTGAAAAAGAAAGTAGTGTTATCATTATAAATGATTCTACTATTATACCTTGCGATAAAGACATTCAAAAATGGAATGCTCAGTTATCTCAAATACTACCAGTTGCTGCCTACTTTGCCAACGATCAACCAAATCCAAAATCTACTGCTAAAACAACCTATGCTAATTACCAAGCTTTGTATATTGACTATTTACAACAAAGAAAAACTTACGAAGAACAATTAGGTAAATTAAATGCAACACAATTGTTTGAAGAAGTACAACAAGAATACAACAAAATTGGTGTATTGTACAATGTAATTAAAGAAGCATTAAAACAAGGCAGAACTGTTCGTTTGGACTTCCTTGGATTTACTTCGCCATTAGCTAATTCTGAGTACAACTTAAACTTATCTAAGCGAAGAATACAAAGTGTTAAAAACTACCTACTAACACTAGAAGATGGTTTCTTAAAACAGTATGTAGATAATGGTCATTTACATTTACAAGATTTACCATTTGGAGAAACCATTTCAGAAGGAACTGTAAGCGACAAACTTTCAGATCCTAAGCAATCTATTTTCAGTAAAGAAGCTTCTTTAGAAAGAAAAGTAGAGATAAAATATGTTATAATCCAATAA